The Acropora muricata isolate sample 2 chromosome 7, ASM3666990v1, whole genome shotgun sequence genomic interval aatttcgatatttgaAACtaagctgtaaacaaaagacctcagcacgaagctccggggaataaaatacagtgtttgctAGATTTATTTCCTGGAGGCTTGTGCtgagcaattgcgtatagaagcctgaaaaattcagaatttcaacggggtttgagcCCGTGACCTCGCTAttccggtgcgatgctctaaccaactgggCTATGAAGCCGCTGACTTTGGTAACTGGTCAcgtgtgggttctaatgagtcCGCGCGGAATGagtgtgaagttatatatgaagtatttcatatattgaactgcggatatgaaatcaagtaagctatgatcctcgcagttatgaaggcaatttaaacaattgcgcacagaagcctgaaaaattcaggacttcttGAAGAAATGGATTCTTGAAAAATAAGCAAAATGAGTTACTGTGACCACAAGCTAACATATTTTGGTTCGATTTCTTTAATTTCTATCAGGTAGAACTAATATTCCAGACTCTCAAAGCCTGTGCAAAGTTAACGCAAGGTTGCTTGCCATGTTGTAACAGCCCGTTTAATGTGAGATAAGGAGGGAATTTCCCACATCCTTGTATTTGAATTAGCCTTCAACTTTTACTGAAACGTAGCAACCAGTGACAGTTGGTATTGCAGCCAGCCTCAGGTTGTAAAGAGAGGTAACTGGGCTGAAAGAGAGAGCATCCCTGCTGAGCttacaaaaacaacattttacaGCAACAACAGTGATATATTCCATATAAACCCCATCAGGTGtcttcttttctgttttgtccACCGAGAGTTCGTTCCCAACGAATGTACCTATGAAAAGCTTTTGTTTAGGTGTTTCAAAGATAAAGCATAAACACAAGCCATTCATCCTTCACCAGTCCATTACCACAATTTGTCGACGGAAAAGCGATTGAGAAAGAAGCCAATGTTTAGAATTTCAAGTTGTGcttcacaaataaaagaaaaccgTCTTCTTCGTTGGCTACCAATTTTATGAACGCCGTTGTCTTTAAGCTATGGTGCGGTTCCTTTGATGTTTTTCGTTGGTAATTTTAAATTTCGTAGTTTTATGTCGCCACGTTAACGCTTCCAAGCAACGGTAACTGCAACAAAAAGGACGcttcaaaatataattataactaCGTTATTAGAAGGAGGTCGCTGGTATTTCAACTCCGTCAATTTTGTAAAGTTTGTTGGAAGTGCATGATAACAACTGATTTTTACGTCCGGTCTCACAACAAAGATAGAAATTTAACATGAAATGTTACTGGCTTGCTTTGTCGAAAACAAACCTAACTACGTCACTGAGATGTGTTTAAGTGCGCCGTGCAGCACGACCATTTTTCCTTGTTGAACCAAAGTCTGTGTATGAGTCATAAGCTATACACTGCTTTCCAAGAATTGACTGAGAAGTGAGCGTATTTGGAAATAAGAATGGAAGTGCCGGGCTCAAAATTGTACTAGTACGAGGCACTTTACTGGACGCAGTTGGAGAAGCACATTGAATTCTTTTGTGGGGAGAAACAGGTAGTCTTACATCATTGTCGTGTTTAAGTAAAATTGACATTTGATATCCATCTGTCCCTCTTGTGTTAAAAATTTATGCGCGAATTAAAGTTTTATTAGGGCATTTAAAGACACAACCACAGGAAGTTCTTCTTCATCTCAGTGAGGAAGGATATTCGTGGGTTAAGTACATTTTCAATATATACAGGAAAAAGGTATTAAGTGAGAAGTGCTTGAAATTCTTCTActtcacttctttttttttgttattttgttttctgttttccaTAACTCGTGCGCACAAAGTAGCTGTAATATGCCAAACCCAGATCCAATGGCGAAACATAAACTCAGCCGAACACACAGAAGGGTTTCATTACATATGATTTTACGCACACACTTGAACAGAGATAGTTTAGGACTTATTAATGACTCGAAATTGACGCTAGCCTTTTATCCGATTCCTTCTGAAAAATGCACTTATTAATCACTGAGTCTCCCAAAGGGCTGTGCTACACTTAAGGATCAATAAGACTCTTTGCCGCATGCTCAACACTACTATAGCCAAATTCTGGAGggcttctttcttctttcagCCATAACAACTGATTTTTTTACTTAATCGGTGTATGATGATGCAAGACTGGCGTCACTACATCCCAGTTTGTCGTCCAAATAGATCACGATAACTTCGAAAGTTTCTCACTCTGggaaaaagaataataaaataTCCAGTTTTGAAGCAATTCGTGAACAAGAACTCGCACTTCGTCTTGTTAGCTCAAACAGTCTAAGGACACGATCGAAACTTGTTCAACACTTCTTTTCTTGTAAATTATACGTTTGCCCGCAACTAAAATTGATGTAATTATTCTAGCCACAATTTAACAAGCTTCCTTCTCCCTTTAAAACCGCAATTGATTTTCTTGCGGTATAATAATGCATTAAAGAGTGACTACATCACAGTTTCTCATACAAATAGAGCACAATAACTTCGAAAGTTTATTACTCTGGGAAAAAgaagatttatttttagaacaagATTAATGAATAATCTACGGCTTTGAAgtaatttatgataatttgaAAGTACTTACACTTCGTCTTGGTAGCTGAAACAGTCCACGGATGCAATTGCGTGCTAGCGATCGAATCTTGTTTAAAACTACCGGTCTTCTAGATCTTACGCTTGTCCGCACCCtaactttttttaaattatttcgtTAGTTTCACGTATGAGTAATTAATCGTGATATGATAACCACACATCGGTTACTAGAAAAGAGATATTTTGAgacatttcattaaaaaaatttcagcgTACTATCTGCGACCGGtaactcagttggttgagcatcgggttgtcgtgcGGGATGCCCCGTTTCACAACTCCTTCAACTCTCAAATtccgtgggacgttaaagaacccacacacttgtcgaaaagagtagggcacgaagttcccggcGTTGTGGCTAAGGGGctatgaggctaccaaaaaatgcgtgtgaacagcccttagtcaggaggtgattttcgagtgctgaaacgcattaaaGGGATAAGGGATAAAGGCCTTACACCTGAGAACTTGACAATGAAATGTTTGTAGAATCATTGAGCAGATAAAATGAACCAAGGAAATAGGCAAGCAAACAGGTGAACGCAGAAAACAAGTAAAAGAAAGAAGACTGGAGAAATTGTAAAGACCTTAAATTACACAAGAcgttaaagtgtatatgactcGGAAAGGGTTATTTCGTTTTTTGTCAGCTACATTTGTGTAATAAAAAGTTTTATGATTCAAAATAGTTGAAAATCTCCGCATatagtattttgttataaaaatatTGTGTTTTGTCCAAAAAAAGACCTGAGTAATCTGAAATTGGCAACATTTTGagtgtaaaattaaaaaagaaaatcgtCTCAATCCGTTTCAGTTGCACGAAACAATTCAGTCATAGTTAAAGATAGCTTATTTTCGTGCTAAATTCCCGTTTGTATGATAACCTGATTAGCCTAGCATACAAAACTCAAGGCTCTTAAACGGGTCGTGGGTTTTCGCTGCATCTCAAAAGTAAACAGAAAGTGTGCCAGGCACTCTTTTCAGCGACTGCGCCAACATGCTAGAGGTATCGTTTTATGAGAGGAAGGATGGAAGGAAAGTTCAACCTTTGCCCTCTGGAAGACCACTGCGCCACAGataaattatgctaattttgaaaatttagtGAACATCCTTCAATGGAGGGTCACTCACCTACGCATTGTTGGTTCGTATGTATAAATTGGTTTCCAAAGTAAGCAAGTACATCCCACGAAACAAGCCTATTTACACAAGCAGACACAATGTTAGGTGAATGTTTGCGGTTAACTTGTGGTTCTGTTTGTTTCAAAgcaaaacgttttgaaaagcaaaatattagtAACTGTCTCTGAAAACATGTTCTTATGTCAAATTAtctataatttctttttcttcttctttttttctcatttcttgTCTACATAATGTCAGGTTCACGTTTGCGGTTAACTTGTGGTTCTGTTTGTTTCAAagcaaaacattttgaaaagaaaaatatcagtAACTGTCTATGAAAACTTGTTCTTATGTCAAATTTtctataatttctttttcttattttttcatttcttgtttatttttatgataatGCATACATTTTTTCGTAGATATTTAGAACTTGATAATAATGAGCAATTTATTTGGCAAATTAAAGGAGCGCAATATTAGGTTAGTAGGAGTGCAGCACCTTTCGTTTTCATGTAATTTGACAGGTGCGTTTAATCATGTCTTGGACAAAAATAGCTGTGGATCGGAGGAATGAAGTTTTATAGGATACCCACCATAGTCACGTAATTTCAATGAAGCAATATTACTTTAAGTCATCACCGTGCCCATAATCACATGTTACAGACGCACGATGATGACGCAATTGAAATAATAAAATGTACGTCTATAAGATTTCAATGAgtttgaagaaactaaaatttggtagaataatgtcaatgttacaaagcaattggttcatggttagcgtgtGTCAAAAAGGCGAAAAACAGAAACGAAGCGAAATCTCAACATATAACAGCATAATTCATTGTATAATTTTGACTTCCTTTCAGGTATTGCGTCACAGTAAAGAAATGATATTTCTTTTCTGGTTCTGGATTGTTTTGACGATTTGTCATGTTGCTGAGAAAACGATGGGTCAGCAATGCCCTTCTGAAAGGTCCATCAGCGGATGGATGTTGCAAAGACACGTCTATGAAACAATGTTGGCTGATATTGCCCTTCACTGTTTCCTAAGCTGTAGCACAGATGATCGTTGCCAGAGCTTCAATTTTGTTATTTCCTCTCATATGTGTGAGTTTAATAATCGAACCAAAGAAGCCAAACCTGAAGATTTTATTCCTGCTCCAGACAGATATTATTTCAGAAAACCTGTCAATCGAGGTAACTTGAATGCAATTAATTTGTCTCAGACCAAATTGCTGCATTGTAAAATATAACAGTCAAGTTTTGTTTGATCCTAATTAGTGCCGCTGGGTTCCATCCCTGAACTGGCAGCCGAGTCCTGTAAGGAAATTAAGATGAGCGAGGAAGAAGCAACCAGCGGCAAGTATTGGCTGTCTTCGATAAAGCCGGGTATTCCATTATTTGCACTTTGCAACATGACAACTGAAGGTAAATAATAAATGGCATCCAGTTGTGACATTGTTTTATACATATTcaatatatcaagttctttttcttcttcctcttcttcctcgtctTCTTCTTGCTTGTCGTCTTTGTCTTCTTGCTAGCTCCTTGTCCTGTTCTTCTGCGTCTTCCTCTTCCTTGTCCTCTACGTCTTCTTCTTTGTGTTGTTTATCGTCTTCGTCGTCATCTTCAGTGGTCTCCCTCTTGTTCTTCTTCCCCTTCCCTTTCCTCTTTTTCATCatcctcttcgtcttcttcctcGTTCTCTTGGTCTTTTTCATGTTCTTCTTCCTGGTCCTCGTCGTCTAGATCTTCATCTTCCTTTCATTCAAGCACCATCATCCTTATTTTAATGACCTTCCTTGTGCTTCACGAATCAGGATGATGAATCTGTTTGAGACATTATccattttaattctttattgttattttaccaGACGTTGACGAGTGCACCGTTTCGCCACCTTTttgtcacgtgaacgcgcaaTGCAGCAATAATATAGGCTCGTACAACTGTACTTGCAACACTGGGTACATTGGTAACGGGAAAACATGCACAGGTACGTAAACCAGGGAGAATGATATCTTGTGACAGTGGACACTAAGAGTAGGTTGAAGCGAGAAGTGGGAAGTAATCactttatttgcattttacAACTTGATAACTAAAGGTAAATAATGTATGACATCCATTTGCGAAATGGAATTTGGAAACGGAAGAGGGAACCAATGAAAGGAACTAATGGAAATTTGGAGAAAACCAACTTATTCCTATTTCTTCCTTGCATCTCCTCGACTGTCATTTCTGTTCGCAAGATTTTTGTCttacttgacttgacttgacttggAAAACATCTAATATTTCATTTAATTGGAACATCATTCATTTTTGCTGCAGATATTGATGAGTGCACCTCCTCGCCTTCCGCGTGTCACTCGGACGCGCAATGCagcaatactattggctcataccgctgtaCTTTTAACcctgggtacactggtaacgggaaAAGATGCATAGGTACGTAAAGTAGGATGGGCATTAGGGAATATAGAATACGGGTTACGAACCTTTTGTGAAGGATCTCAGAGGCCTGAATAGTAAATTCAAACTGATGAAGATAGATTAACTTCTCTCCAAGACATTTGGGGACCATTTTGATGATGAGGGAGAAGGTGAATGGACACATCAAAACGGTCATTAAAAATCCTTAATTTCTGGACCTGTCTCCTAataggttttcttttttctcgcATTTTTTGGAAAAGATCTAATATTGGAACATCATTCATTTTTGCTGCAGATATTGATGAGTGCACCTCCTCGCCTTCTGCGTGTCACTCGGACGCGCAATGCagcaatactattggctcataccgctgtaCTTGTAACcctgggtacactggtaacgggaaAAGATGCATAGGTACGTAAAGTAGGATGGGCATTAGGGAATATAGAATACGGGTAACGAACCTTTTGTGAAGGATCTCAGAGGCCTGAATAGTAAATTGAAATTGATGAAGATAGATTAACTTCTCTCCAAGACACTTGGGGACCATTTTGATGATGAGGGAGAAGGTGAATGGACACATCAAAACGGTCATTAAAAATGCTTAATTTCTGGACTTGTCTCCTAATAGGTTTTCtgttttctctcattttttggaAAAGCTCTAATATTGGAACATAATTCATTTTTCCTGCAGATATTGATGAGTGCACCTCTTTGCCTTCCGCGTGTCACTCGGACGCTCAATGCagcaatactattggctcataccgctgtaCTTGTAACcctgggtacactggtaacgggaaCAGATGCACAGGTACGTAAACCAGGCAAAATGATATCTTGTGACAGTGGACACTAAGAGTAGGTTGAAGCAAGAAGTGGGAAGTAATCactttatttgcattttacAACTTGACAACTGAAGGTAAATAATGTATGACATCCATTTGCGAAATGTTTATCTCTCTGTTtccatattttcatttttatcatggtttttcttcttcatcttctcctttttcttcttcttcttggaaTGGCATTGAATGCACCTGTGGATGAATGATTTAAGTGGTAGTTGGTTGGAAATGGGAGAGGGAACCAATGAAAGGAACTAATGGAAATTTGGAGAAAACCAGCTTATTCCTATTTCTTCCCTGCATCTTCTTGTATGTCATTTCTGTTCGCAAGATTTTTGTCTTATTGGAATTGACTTGGAAAACATCTAAATGTATCATTTAATTAGAACATCATTCATTTTTGCTGCAGATATTGATGAGTGCACCGCTTCGCCTCCCGCGTGTCACTTGGACACGCAATGCACCAATACTATTGGCTCGTACCACTGTACTTGCAACCTTGGGTACAATGGTAACGCGAAAACATGCTCAGGTACGTGAATTTGACAGAATAATGCCATTAGTAAACATAAGATAGAAGCTCGTTTTTAGATGAACTTAAAAGTGATTAATTTTGGGTTCACTCCTCTATCGCTCTCCAAAATTACATACTACTCGCATGGTGTCCTACAAAAAGACGTGTCCTACAAAAAGACGGTGTCCtacaaaaagacgaaaaaacaaaataataatgaaaataataataaagaaatcgGGCTTTTCTCGAACAGGAATGCAAGGGCTTGTCAGCAGTCAAGCTAGTCAGCTACATGGAAAAACAGAAGTCTATCCTAAGAAAGCTGAAGAGAGGATTCTCTAGGAGCAAGAAACAGGAAGAAGCCCGAGTCCTTAACCAACAATTCCAGACCGACGCTAGCAGGGTCTACGCAAACATGCGGGAAATTGTAAATAAGGACAAAGAGAATGACCGGCCGCGATACATAGCGGATGATCAGGCGAATCACGGGGAGAGAGAAATGTTTAATAATATCGAGGAAGCAAGTGAATTTTGGAGAACTCTATGGGAGACAGAGGGAACAGGAGACAGGAATGCTACGTGGCTAGAAGAGATCAGATCTGCGATCCACAGTAGAGTACCAGAACCGGCCGATGAGGACTGGGACTTGGATGAGATGGATGCGGCAAAGGTGCTGACCAAGAAGAAGAACTGGAGCGCGCCTGGCCCAGACCGGCTGGCGAACTTCTGGTGGAAACGTGCTAACTCTCTTCATAAGGGTGTGGCAACTGCATTCCAAGTCATTTCAAGGAGTGATGAAGAGTACCCCCAGTGGTTTTCGGAGGGAAAAACATCGCTAATTCCCAAACCTGGGATATTTAGTAGTGACAATCAAAGACCTATCACTTGTTTAAATACCATTTATAAATGGTACACATCGTGCCTACTTGTCCCAACTGACAAACATCTTAATCATTACGAACTGATGGAAGGTGCGCAAAGGGGTGCCCGTGCTGGATGCAGTGGGACTGTTGACAACCTGCTCATTGATCGGATTGTCACGCTAGACTGCCACAGGAGAAAGCGTAATCTCAGTATGGGATGGGTAGATGTTAAGAAGGCATATGACTCTATAGATCACGGCTGGCTAGAGGAGATGATGCTTATGCACAGGTTCCCCACCTGGCTGTGTAGGGCTATCCAGAATTTGTCAAGAAGCTGGAGTACCAGAATAGTGACCACTACAAGAAAGGGGAGAGAAGTCTCGGACATCATACGATTTAGAAAGGGTCTTCCACAGGGCGATGCCCTATGCCCTAGGCTCTTCACGGTCTGTCTGAACCCGATCGCCTGGAAGATAAGAGCAACCGAAGGATATAGACTATCTAAGCCTATTGATACAAAGGTCACGGATCTTCTATACATAGATGACCTGAAGATCTTTGCTGCATCGGAGTCGAGACTCAATTGTGTGATGAAGTCGGTAAGGCCGGCTATGGAAGACGTGGGTTTGCAATGGAACCCTAAGAAATGCGCGGTCGTCCATTTTAAGAGGGGGACCCATGTTGCTGATAGCGCAGGACTGAAGGTTGATGGGAATGCTAAGATACCGAGTCTGGAAGACGGACAACAGTATAAGTTTTTGGGTGTGCTTGAGAGTctgaagcaagaagagaagttAGCTTTGCAGTCTGCTGCTAAAGAGTATCTCCGGAGGTTGTCGGTAATTTGGACGAGCCCCCTTTCGGACTATCATCGTGTGGTTGCATCTAACCAGTTTGCTATGCCAGCTATGAGTTACTATATGTGGACTCAGCACTGGCCAATAACAGACCTGAAGCAAATAGACAGAGAGGCCCGCAAAATTGTTGTAGAGAACGGAGGCAAGTATCCCTGTGGTTCAACATCCCTGCTATATCTGTCACGTGATAAAGGTGGGAGGGGGATGCGCTCCATCGAGACAGAGTATAAAGAAACGAAGATTAAAGCAGCGGCCAATCTGTATCAGAACAGAGATCCGGCTATGAAGATAGTACGGGACTTCGAGGAGCGCGCGGAGAGCATGGAGCACCAAGCACTGACAAAGGAAGCGGCGGCGTACGCGAAAGAGTATGGTCTGGAGCTACAGCTTGAATATCCTGATCCAGTCTGTGTCACAGAGGAGGGAGAGGTGATACCTGGGAAAAAGgtaaagaacattctcaagagACATCGAGAATCAAGAGCGCGGGAGGAGGTTAAAGAACAGAGATGGCAAGGAAAGCTGGTAACGGAAAGAGAAAGAGACGAGGAGCTAAGTGCTGAGCGGTGCTTCTGGTGGCTGAGCGACTGGCGAACCTGcccaacacacaccatcgcgggcATGTTTGAGCTGTACGAACAACTATTACCCACACGGTTGTACACCATCCATAAGACACGTGTGAGTGATAGTGGTAATTCGACATGTAGGCTGTGCGGTACAGCGCCAGAGGGCATGGCTCACATTTTATCTGCCTGCCCCGCGCTTGCGCAAACCAAGTACCTCGCAAGACATGACGCCGTCTTGAAGGTCCTCTTCTTCGAGATCATCTTTGACTTGGGCCTGATAGACTCTGTGCCCCCGTGGTATTCTCCCATCAAGCCACAGTCTGTCTATGAAACTGCAGAGGTACAGGCGTACTGGGATGTTCCGGTATATGGAGAGTACCAAGAGCTCAGAGCAAATAGAGTGGAcgctaggatcgttaacaacaGAGATAAGCAAGTGATAGCCTTGGAAATGAGTTGCCCCTGGGTGAGCAACCGTGGTAAGAAAACATCtgagaagaccatgaagtatGCGCCACTCAGATGGGAATTGAAACAGAGATACCCAGGGTACGAGATAAATCAGTGCAATATCATCCTAGATGTACTCGGGGGATGGTCCAAGGACTTAGATGACACCCTACAGAAGCTAGTAGGCAGCAAAGCTAAAGGCGtgctcaagaagatgcagaaggcgTGTCTCTCAGGAACTCTAAATATTGCTCGCACTTTTAAAGTGATAATTTAACTCGTAGGCGAACTCTGAAAAGAAGGACAGtgtcatacatatatacactACCAGTTTTAACAGGTTTTATaatgatcatttcagtttttagtgataattttagattttctattttattcactgATTAGCTCATGGGCTACGCAGCGGCGCCTCGTGTGGCTTTTATTGTATATGGCATACAGACGTTTTTTACTGCAATCATAATAAACCCGTAAAGGTTAGAGATACCAAGTTGAGATCTGGCACGGGATAGCCTCTCCCCAGCTATGGGTCAAATAGCATCCTCACCAATATGAGTAGTAGAAATATAAGGAATTCATACCACATCGCTCGTCGCGCGGGTCAACAAGGAGCGCGTCCCCTAGTGAGTGATCAGGCTGAGAGGAACCACTGAAAAGAACTAATggaaatttgaagaaaaccaaCTCTTTCCTATTTCTTCCCTGCATCTCCTCGACAGTCATTTCTGTTCGCAAAATTTTTGCCTTACTTGACTTGACTtgcaaaacatctaatgtatcATTTAATTGCAACATCATTCTTTTTTGCTGCAGATATTGATGAGTGCACCGCTTCGCCTCCCGCGTGTCACTTGGACGCGCAGTGCACCAATACcattggctcataccgctgttCTTGCAACcctgggtacactggtaacgggaaCAGATGCACAGGTACGTAAAGTAGGCAGGAAAATGTCATTTGGGAATATAGAATACGAGTTACGAACCTTTTGTGAAGCATCTCAGAGGCTTGAATAGTGaattcaaagtgatgaagataGATTAAGAGCAgatgtcagtaaatatcgaccggaggcgtacaaaagtgaaaaattgaaaaatcccaaaaaaattcaccgagtagCTCTAGTCGAACTGTTATCGGAAATATAgtttttatttcgattcgatgattattattgacctaggaaaataatattggtttcggGGCCTCCTGGCCGCGTTTTCCGCGTCGGAAcagtgagctacgaaaaaaatcgttttcaaaattaaaagaactcaaagaagacaagtaatgatGGCTCTAATAAAGTACA includes:
- the LOC136923349 gene encoding uncharacterized protein; translation: MIFLFWFWIVLTICHVAEKTMGQQCPSERSISGWMLQRHVYETMLADIALHCFLSCSTDDRCQSFNFVISSHMCEFNNRTKEAKPEDFIPAPDRYYFRKPVNRVPLGSIPELAAESCKEIKMSEEEATSGKYWLSSIKPGIPLFALCNMTTEDVDECTVSPPFCHVNAQCSNNIGSYNCTCNTGYIGNGKTCTDIDECTSSPSACHSDAQCSNTIGSYRCTFNPGYTGNGKRCIDIDECTSSPSACHSDAQCSNTIGSYRCTCNPGYTGNGKRCIDIDECTSLPSACHSDAQCSNTIGSYRCTCNPGYTGNGNRCTDIDECTASPPACHLDTQCTNTIGSYHCTCNLGYNGNAKTCSDIDECTASPPACHLDAQCTNTIGSYRCSCNPGYTGNGNRCTDFFTATTNGTKGRFGAVQRFSAPRSGRYRIKAWGARGGTHSSDYGDSPGTYYGGKGAFKEGVFALTQGGALNIVVGQRGGDSVEVKGGQSTNKTAAELGSSVEDNAGTGGGGGSFVYTSNNVLLLAAAGGGGASNGYNGVDGQTGTNGTESKGKSSSQSRSGGSGGQPGQCNTASASYHGGIGAGWLSQGCSRAGVQHGERGGSRAQGWVGGKAGNMNSGNNGGPPPGAVGGFGGGGGGSEDNGASGGGGGYSGGGSGTHSSQAGGGGGSYCGGSSCSGSSGGNSNDDGMVQIIELTD